One Chitinivibrionia bacterium genomic region harbors:
- a CDS encoding M6 family metalloprotease domain-containing protein has product MRQIAAIFLFLALTLQGGFAVPANPLSVSQSQQNHVFEGEWTMPVILVDFPDRPFTKTKEEFEEIFNGAVRNYFLENSSGKFDLRANIYGPFTLPDSISVYGTFRWRLGNHTIQVARQHGFDPTIYPHPLPDFEYDPWTTYSNYIGVHIIFAGYCQSEGVSRDESVWSHSDGWFFFDDNNIERNGRYGASPELRGRSGSNIGHIGIKVHEIGHSIFHIEDFYGSSGSVALGPWCIMASGSWNFIPPRFSAYPRARLGWATVITLNETAANITLPNPALHDIVYRIDTQTEDEYFLIENRQRVGVDINVPADGMLIYHVNRNNRLFLWNANPEWRGYYIKQAGCLAQNGCGGNSTARANDVFPRTEGAITHNKFTDYTVPNSLSWAGEKTDKPITNIRHNTLTRTITFDFMMTTTWNSDTPPTLIDQMTVVISVGASRTLQIPPNSTITIIGETDNLFDNSNRTIGIHIPFNSKVIWKAKYAGTIPQNLMIRGDGELIMTDGGLIVNYDPTSCKLSILPENARVSWRLSQPTGIIYGNDEFLPIANVSARHNFDNWTLSKEPNCTDFGEISRICQICTQTETTPTPERNPENHA; this is encoded by the coding sequence ATGCGACAAATTGCGGCGATTTTCTTGTTTTTGGCTTTAACTTTGCAGGGCGGCTTTGCCGTTCCTGCAAACCCTTTAAGCGTTTCGCAATCGCAGCAAAATCACGTCTTTGAGGGCGAGTGGACTATGCCTGTAATTCTCGTTGATTTTCCCGACAGACCGTTCACCAAAACAAAAGAGGAGTTTGAAGAAATATTTAACGGTGCGGTGCGCAATTATTTTTTGGAAAACTCTTCGGGAAAATTCGATTTACGGGCAAATATTTACGGACCGTTTACCTTGCCTGATTCAATATCGGTTTATGGCACTTTCCGATGGCGTTTAGGCAATCATACAATCCAAGTGGCGCGACAGCACGGATTTGACCCTACAATATATCCTCACCCGCTTCCCGATTTTGAATACGATCCTTGGACGACTTACAGCAATTATATCGGTGTGCATATAATTTTTGCTGGTTATTGTCAATCCGAGGGCGTTTCGCGGGACGAATCGGTATGGTCGCACTCAGACGGTTGGTTTTTTTTTGATGACAATAACATTGAACGGAACGGCAGATACGGAGCTTCTCCCGAATTGCGCGGCAGAAGCGGCTCTAATATCGGACATATCGGTATAAAAGTTCACGAAATCGGACATTCTATTTTTCACATAGAAGATTTTTACGGCAGTTCGGGTTCGGTAGCTTTGGGTCCTTGGTGCATTATGGCAAGCGGCTCGTGGAATTTTATACCTCCGCGTTTTTCGGCGTATCCGCGTGCAAGATTGGGCTGGGCAACCGTAATTACACTGAATGAAACAGCGGCAAACATTACTTTGCCTAATCCCGCTTTACACGATATAGTATATCGAATAGACACACAAACCGAAGACGAATATTTCTTGATTGAAAACCGCCAAAGAGTCGGCGTTGACATCAATGTTCCCGCTGACGGAATGTTAATTTATCACGTAAATAGAAATAATCGGCTTTTTCTTTGGAACGCAAACCCCGAATGGCGCGGATACTATATAAAACAAGCGGGCTGCCTTGCACAAAACGGTTGCGGCGGCAATTCTACAGCCCGCGCCAACGATGTTTTTCCAAGAACCGAGGGCGCAATAACGCACAACAAATTTACGGATTATACCGTCCCCAATTCTCTGTCCTGGGCGGGCGAAAAAACCGACAAACCCATAACAAACATAAGACACAACACATTAACCCGAACAATAACATTCGATTTTATGATGACAACAACGTGGAACAGCGACACCCCGCCAACGCTCATAGACCAAATGACCGTAGTAATCTCCGTCGGAGCAAGCCGAACATTGCAAATTCCGCCAAACTCAACCATAACAATAATCGGCGAAACCGACAATTTATTCGACAATTCAAACAGAACAATCGGTATCCATATTCCGTTTAATTCAAAAGTAATCTGGAAAGCAAAATACGCAGGCACCATTCCGCAAAACCTAATGATAAGAGGCGACGGAGAACTTATAATGACCGACGGCGGCTTAATAGTAAACTACGACCCGACCTCGTGCAAATTAAGCATTTTACCCGAAAACGCACGAGTATCTTGGAGATTGTCTCAACCGACAGGCATTATTTACGGCAACGACGAATTTTTACCCATAGCAAACGTATCCGCAAGACACAATTTCGACAACTGGACTTTAAGCAAAGAGCCCAACTGCACGGATTTCGGCGAAATATCAAGAATTTGCCAAATCTGCACCCAAACAGAAACCACTCCCACCCCCGAACGAAACCCCGAAAACCACGCTT